From a single Metopolophium dirhodum isolate CAU chromosome 6, ASM1992520v1, whole genome shotgun sequence genomic region:
- the LOC132946356 gene encoding uncharacterized protein LOC132946356 codes for MAFFKILIFITLAVYSVVAEEGVRTKKHAYLSAAPAPVLGYSASAPGSFSYAYSDYTNYPYSYPVVGAAAYHAPAAYPVAAYPASAYATHAYPAIYHEDDGQYWPGKYEKAYIPAYKAGYPSYPEDDGQYWPGKYEKSYIPAYKAGHHY; via the exons ATGGCTTTTTTCAAGATTCTG ATATTCATCACCTTGGCCGTGTACTCCGTTGTCGCCGAAGAAGGAGTAAGAACAAAGAAACATGCCTACCTCTCCGCTGCCCCAGCTC CGGTTTTGGGTTATTCTGCCTCAGCCCCTGGTTCGTTCTCATATGCATACTCCGATTACACCAACTATCCGTACAGTTATCCAGTAGTAGGAGCTGCAGCATACCATGCACCCGCCGCATACCCGGTAGCAGCGTACCCAGCGTCAGCTTATGCCACCCACGCATACCCTGCAATCTACCACGAAGATGATGGCCAATACTGGCCCGGAAAATACGAAAAGGCGTATATCCCAGCTTACAAAGCCGGGTACCCGAGCTATCCCGAAGATGACGGCCAATACTGGCCCGGCAAATACGAAAAATCCTACATCCCAGCTTACAAAGCCGGACACCACTACTGA